The Nitratidesulfovibrio sp. SRB-5 genome includes a window with the following:
- a CDS encoding thiazole synthase, with protein MTHDTHDNDALVIGGTALTSRLFIGTGKYGTDSLIPDVAGASGSQVITVALRRVDLANPRSNVLAHIPPHMRLLPNTSGARTAEEAVRIARLAQAAGCGNWIKIEVISDSRFLLPDGYATARATEALAKEGFVVLPYMNPDLYVARDLVNAGAAAVMPLGAPIGTNRGLRTAEMIGVLIEEVDLPVIVDAGIGKPSQACEAMEMGAAACLVNTAIATAGNPVAMARAFGEAVRAGRAAYLSGAGPVVTATVDGASASSPLTGFLGE; from the coding sequence GTGACGCACGACACGCACGACAATGACGCGCTGGTGATCGGAGGGACGGCCCTGACGAGCCGCCTCTTCATCGGCACCGGCAAGTACGGCACCGACTCCCTCATCCCTGACGTGGCCGGGGCCTCGGGCTCCCAGGTCATCACCGTGGCGCTGCGGCGCGTGGACCTGGCCAACCCCAGGTCCAACGTGCTGGCCCACATTCCGCCGCACATGCGGCTGCTGCCGAACACCTCCGGCGCGCGGACGGCCGAAGAGGCCGTCCGCATCGCCCGGCTGGCGCAGGCCGCCGGGTGCGGCAACTGGATCAAGATCGAGGTCATTTCCGACAGCCGTTTCCTGCTGCCGGACGGCTACGCCACGGCCCGCGCCACGGAAGCGCTGGCCAAGGAGGGCTTCGTGGTGCTGCCGTACATGAACCCCGACCTGTACGTTGCGCGCGACCTGGTCAACGCCGGGGCCGCCGCCGTCATGCCGCTGGGCGCGCCCATCGGCACCAACCGGGGGCTGCGCACGGCAGAGATGATCGGCGTGCTCATCGAGGAAGTCGACCTGCCGGTCATCGTGGACGCGGGCATCGGCAAGCCCTCGCAGGCCTGCGAGGCCATGGAGATGGGTGCCGCCGCGTGCCTGGTGAACACGGCCATCGCCACGGCGGGCAATCCGGTGGCCATGGCCCGCGCCTTTGGAGAGGCGGTGCGCGCCGGACGCGCGGCATACCTTTCGGGCGCGGGGCCGGTGGTCACGGCGACTGTAGACGGTGCCAGCGCCTCGTCGCCGCTGACGGGCTTTCTGGGGGAATAG
- a CDS encoding AraC family transcriptional regulator, giving the protein MCARPAISDAPPRTPQGDAAPKEDVSWMAASRLPGLDLLRARYTRQVFARHFHEGYALGVIKGGALRFRYLGRDHVAVPGAVNLVAPGETHDGHGVGDAGWAYRMFYLDPDIVRMAGEEAGLPHGALPDFASGVLDDPELAAAIDALHRDMERAGPCMPTLAQETRLSAVLARWITRHAAQRAPAARPLRTGGEPAAVRRARDYLDAHCADDVRLADLAGVACLSPFHLARAFAAAVGLPPHAYLVQTRVRRARQLLSAGATPAEAAAAAGFADQSHLTRAFRAQVGVTPARFRKMLQDARGTWAVAFVENRISTEDSHDHARTAPDGRAGANVCRPTGGTGGTGGDGGDGGDGGGSATRR; this is encoded by the coding sequence ATGTGCGCCCGCCCCGCCATATCCGATGCCCCGCCCCGCACCCCGCAGGGCGATGCGGCCCCGAAGGAAGATGTATCCTGGATGGCCGCCTCGCGCCTGCCGGGGCTGGACCTGCTGCGCGCCCGCTACACGCGGCAGGTGTTCGCCCGGCACTTTCACGAGGGGTACGCGCTGGGCGTCATCAAGGGCGGGGCCTTGCGCTTCCGCTATCTGGGGCGCGACCACGTGGCCGTGCCCGGCGCGGTGAACCTGGTGGCCCCCGGAGAGACGCACGACGGACACGGCGTCGGCGATGCGGGCTGGGCCTATCGGATGTTCTACCTCGACCCGGACATCGTGCGCATGGCCGGTGAAGAGGCGGGCCTGCCGCACGGCGCGCTGCCCGATTTCGCCAGCGGCGTGCTGGACGACCCGGAACTGGCGGCGGCCATCGACGCCCTGCACCGCGACATGGAACGCGCCGGGCCGTGCATGCCCACGCTGGCGCAGGAGACGCGCCTTTCCGCCGTGCTCGCCCGCTGGATAACCCGCCACGCGGCCCAGCGCGCACCCGCCGCCCGTCCGCTGCGCACAGGGGGAGAACCGGCTGCGGTGCGCCGCGCCCGCGACTATCTGGACGCCCACTGTGCCGACGACGTGCGGCTGGCGGACCTGGCCGGGGTGGCCTGCCTCAGCCCGTTCCACCTTGCCCGCGCCTTTGCCGCCGCCGTGGGGCTGCCCCCGCACGCCTATCTGGTGCAGACGCGGGTGCGCCGGGCCCGGCAACTGCTGTCAGCGGGCGCCACCCCCGCCGAGGCGGCGGCAGCGGCGGGGTTTGCCGACCAGAGCCATCTTACCCGCGCCTTTCGGGCGCAGGTGGGCGTGACTCCGGCCAGATTCCGCAAGATGCTTCAAGACGCGCGCGGCACCTGGGCCGTAGCCTTTGTGGAAAACAGGATTTCCACGGAGGATTCCCATGACCACGCACGCACCGCGCCGGATGGCCGGGCAGGCGCAAACGTCTGCCGCCCGACTGGCGGAACTGGCGGAACTGGCGGCGATGGCGGAGATGGCGGAGATGGCGGAGGCAGTGCCACCCGCCGCTGA
- the thiS gene encoding sulfur carrier protein ThiS, with amino-acid sequence MTIRVNGQQMECETGTTLLQLLEQMALRPEAVVVERNRAIVKSGEYGATRLDQGDELELLHFVGGG; translated from the coding sequence ATGACGATACGCGTGAACGGACAGCAGATGGAATGCGAAACCGGCACGACGCTGCTCCAGTTGCTGGAGCAGATGGCCCTGCGGCCCGAGGCCGTGGTGGTCGAGCGCAACCGCGCCATCGTGAAGTCCGGGGAGTACGGGGCCACCCGGCTCGATCAGGGAGACGAACTCGAACTACTGCACTTCGTGGGAGGGGGCTAG
- a CDS encoding nitrate/sulfonate/bicarbonate ABC transporter ATP-binding protein: MHAPLVTLRGLGKAYGSGARRFTAVSGVNLEIAEGEFVALLGPSGCGKSTLLRMITGLIAPTEGEVLYRGGRLEGVNPHATIVFQTFALFPWLTVQENVEVVLKARGVPPRVRARRALDLLDRVGLAGFDNAYPRELSGGMRQKVGFARAMAVEPELLCLDEPFSALDVLSAETLRGELLELWTSGKIPTRAILMVSHNIDEAVFMADRIVIMDKDPGHIVRVMPVDLPHPRQRKSPEYLAFVDRVYALLAGQTLTEDEELGTAPGQPGHTRRLPDLTINEIAGLVERMADQPSHGADIYRLTEELHVSSDYLLKVIEAAELLGFVTIRAGDMELTPLGETFAEASILARKEIFGSRLRRLPLVVWLLDLLRASGNRQIKFEVAETALSLEFPRAEAARQVETMINWGRYAEILSYDDNSEVILLEPEGGVHLE; this comes from the coding sequence ATGCACGCACCTCTCGTCACCCTGCGCGGCCTTGGCAAGGCATACGGCAGCGGCGCGCGCCGCTTCACCGCCGTGTCCGGCGTCAACCTGGAAATCGCCGAGGGCGAATTCGTGGCGCTGCTGGGGCCGTCCGGCTGCGGCAAGTCCACCCTTTTGCGTATGATCACCGGCCTCATCGCCCCCACCGAGGGCGAGGTGCTGTACCGGGGCGGGCGGCTGGAAGGGGTGAACCCCCACGCCACCATCGTGTTCCAGACCTTTGCCCTGTTTCCGTGGCTGACCGTGCAGGAAAACGTGGAAGTGGTGCTGAAGGCGCGCGGCGTGCCCCCGCGCGTGCGCGCCCGGCGCGCCCTGGACCTGCTGGACAGGGTGGGGCTGGCGGGCTTCGACAACGCCTACCCGCGCGAGCTTTCCGGCGGCATGCGCCAGAAGGTGGGCTTTGCCCGGGCCATGGCCGTGGAACCGGAACTGCTGTGCCTGGACGAGCCGTTTTCCGCCCTGGACGTGCTGTCGGCGGAAACGCTGCGCGGCGAACTGCTGGAACTGTGGACCAGCGGCAAGATTCCCACCCGGGCCATCCTGATGGTGTCGCACAATATCGACGAGGCGGTGTTCATGGCCGACCGCATCGTGATCATGGACAAGGACCCCGGCCACATCGTGCGCGTGATGCCCGTGGACCTGCCCCACCCGCGCCAGCGCAAGTCGCCGGAGTATCTGGCCTTCGTGGACCGGGTATACGCCCTGCTGGCGGGCCAGACCCTGACCGAGGACGAGGAACTGGGCACCGCCCCCGGCCAGCCCGGCCACACCCGCCGCCTGCCGGACCTGACCATCAACGAGATCGCCGGCCTTGTGGAGCGCATGGCCGACCAGCCCTCCCACGGCGCGGACATCTACCGCCTGACCGAGGAACTGCACGTGTCGTCCGACTACCTGCTGAAGGTCATCGAGGCGGCGGAACTGCTGGGCTTCGTCACCATCCGCGCGGGTGACATGGAACTGACCCCGCTGGGCGAAACCTTTGCCGAGGCGTCCATCCTGGCCCGCAAGGAGATATTCGGTTCGCGCCTGCGCCGCCTGCCGCTGGTGGTCTGGCTGCTGGACCTGCTGCGGGCCAGCGGCAACCGCCAGATCAAGTTCGAGGTGGCGGAGACGGCCCTGTCGCTGGAATTTCCCCGGGCAGAGGCGGCTCGCCAGGTGGAGACCATGATCAACTGGGGCCGCTACGCCGAAATCTTGTCGTACGACGACAACAGCGAGGTCATCCTGCTGGAGCCGGAGGGCGGGGTGCATCTGGAATGA
- the thiH gene encoding 2-iminoacetate synthase ThiH, giving the protein MSMYDVVREWTPRVADAPLRAFMDAATPDDVARVLRKERLSPHDLLTLLSPAASTRLEAMALRARDLTVRHFGRTIQLFTPLYLSNHCTNQCRYCGFNARNHIPRQRLTDEEILAEGRAIAATGLRHLLLLTGDARHVSGPDYIAHAARLLAPLFPSQSVEVYSLSDEEYALLVDAGIDGMTMFQETYNEALYPELHPAGPKRDYHFRLDAPERAARAGMRGVGLGALLGLDDWRRDAFFTALHGHWLQRRYPHVDASFSVPRLRPHAGAFQPAHAVSDRDLVQVILAYRIFMPSAGITVSTRERAGLRDNLIPLGVTRMSAGVSTAVGGHAGHKDTEGQGDGDGATPQFEISDPRSADEMAAAIAAHGYQPVYKDWESVLDGGYGCGIACAARRTPSGEPVGAPAPAAPRATA; this is encoded by the coding sequence ATGAGCATGTACGACGTGGTCCGCGAATGGACCCCCCGCGTGGCGGACGCACCCCTGCGCGCCTTCATGGACGCCGCCACGCCGGACGACGTGGCCCGCGTGCTGCGCAAGGAACGCCTTTCCCCGCACGACCTGCTGACCCTGCTTTCCCCGGCGGCGTCCACCCGACTGGAGGCCATGGCCCTTCGCGCCCGAGATCTGACGGTGCGCCACTTCGGGCGCACCATCCAGCTGTTCACCCCGCTGTACCTTTCCAACCACTGCACCAACCAGTGCCGGTACTGCGGCTTCAACGCGCGCAACCACATCCCCCGCCAGCGCCTGACGGACGAGGAAATCCTGGCCGAGGGCCGGGCCATTGCCGCCACCGGGCTGCGCCACCTGCTGCTGCTTACCGGCGATGCGCGCCACGTTTCCGGGCCGGACTACATCGCCCACGCCGCACGCCTGCTGGCCCCGCTGTTCCCTTCGCAGTCGGTGGAGGTCTATTCGCTGTCGGACGAGGAATACGCGCTGCTGGTGGACGCGGGCATCGACGGCATGACCATGTTCCAGGAAACCTACAACGAGGCCCTGTACCCGGAACTGCACCCCGCAGGCCCCAAGCGCGACTATCATTTCCGACTGGACGCGCCGGAGCGCGCCGCCCGCGCGGGCATGCGCGGCGTGGGGCTTGGCGCGCTGCTGGGGCTGGACGACTGGCGGCGCGACGCCTTCTTCACCGCGCTGCACGGCCACTGGCTGCAACGCCGGTATCCCCATGTGGACGCAAGCTTTTCCGTGCCGCGCCTGCGTCCGCACGCCGGGGCCTTCCAGCCAGCGCACGCGGTATCCGACCGCGACCTGGTGCAGGTCATTCTGGCGTATCGCATCTTCATGCCCAGCGCGGGCATTACCGTTTCCACCCGCGAGCGGGCGGGCCTGCGCGACAACCTGATCCCCCTCGGGGTCACCCGCATGTCCGCCGGGGTGAGCACCGCTGTCGGTGGTCACGCCGGACATAAGGATACGGAAGGACAGGGAGATGGGGACGGCGCCACCCCGCAGTTCGAGATTTCCGACCCGCGCAGTGCCGACGAAATGGCCGCCGCCATTGCCGCGCACGGCTACCAGCCGGTGTACAAGGACTGGGAATCGGTGCTGGACGGCGGGTATGGGTGTGGGATAGCGTGCGCCGCGCGACGCACCCCGTCCGGTGAACCTGTTGGGGCACCTGCCCCGG
- a CDS encoding ABC transporter permease → MAQQRIFASATRQEEPTRWLDVFGLLFVAGALGLGIWFALAHRHAAAGPDISLAPAMLPRYAAYSVGRMFMAYLLSMLFSLGYGTLAARSRRAGPVLLAVLDILQSVPILSFLPVVLLSLSAVLPQAVAVEAASVVLIFTSQAWNITFAWYQAQTTLPGDLREAVSGYRMGAWQRFRTLDLPFAGVSLLWNSIMSWAGGWFFLMAAEMFTVGSRDFRLPGLGSYLQEAAAREDTPAILMGLGTMMVVIVTLDQLVWRPLLAWGERFKLTMVAEDEQPESWFLDLLRAARRMAPVRALLERVLAPAAEAVDAWLIRRFPPSGESMDVVRHDPWAGRLFGVLLFGCVAFGLWKGSGLLLQVAPESWRDIVIGIAATFLRVMAAMAVALAWTLPVGVLIGTNARLARVLQPVVQIAASIPATALFPVFLMVLVDVTHGLNAAAVLLMLLGTQWYLLFNIIAGASSIPRDLKDTAALIGLSRAQQWRTLILPALFPYIVTGAITASGGAWNASIVSEYVSFGGRTLSATGIGAIIARATAEGDFPLLFAGTLSMIVTVVGFNRLVWRRLYRLAEERFRME, encoded by the coding sequence ATGGCACAGCAACGCATTTTCGCCTCCGCGACCCGGCAGGAAGAACCCACCCGCTGGCTGGACGTGTTCGGCCTGCTGTTCGTGGCCGGGGCACTGGGCCTGGGCATCTGGTTTGCCCTCGCGCATCGCCATGCCGCGGCAGGGCCGGACATTTCCCTCGCCCCGGCCATGCTGCCGCGCTACGCCGCGTACTCGGTGGGCCGCATGTTCATGGCCTACCTGCTCTCCATGCTCTTTTCGCTGGGCTACGGCACGCTGGCCGCGCGTTCGCGCCGGGCCGGGCCGGTGCTGCTGGCCGTGCTGGACATCCTGCAAAGCGTGCCCATCCTGTCCTTCCTGCCCGTGGTGCTGCTGAGCCTTTCCGCCGTGCTGCCCCAGGCCGTGGCGGTGGAAGCGGCATCCGTGGTGCTCATCTTCACCAGCCAGGCCTGGAACATCACCTTTGCCTGGTATCAGGCCCAGACCACCCTGCCCGGCGACCTGCGCGAGGCCGTGTCGGGCTACCGCATGGGCGCGTGGCAGCGCTTTCGCACCCTGGACCTGCCCTTTGCCGGGGTGAGCCTGCTGTGGAACAGCATCATGAGCTGGGCGGGCGGCTGGTTCTTTCTCATGGCGGCGGAAATGTTCACCGTGGGCAGCCGCGACTTCCGCCTGCCGGGCCTTGGCTCCTACCTTCAGGAGGCCGCCGCCCGCGAGGACACCCCCGCCATCCTCATGGGCCTCGGCACCATGATGGTGGTCATCGTCACGCTGGACCAGCTGGTGTGGCGGCCCTTGCTGGCCTGGGGCGAGCGCTTCAAGCTGACCATGGTGGCCGAGGACGAGCAGCCTGAATCGTGGTTTCTCGACCTGCTGCGGGCCGCCCGCCGCATGGCCCCGGTGCGCGCGCTGCTGGAGCGGGTGCTGGCCCCGGCGGCGGAAGCCGTGGACGCGTGGCTGATCCGCCGCTTTCCCCCGTCGGGAGAGAGCATGGACGTGGTCCGCCACGATCCGTGGGCGGGCCGTCTGTTCGGGGTGTTGCTGTTCGGCTGCGTGGCCTTCGGCCTGTGGAAGGGCAGCGGCCTGCTGCTTCAGGTGGCCCCGGAAAGCTGGCGCGACATCGTCATCGGCATTGCCGCCACCTTTTTGCGGGTCATGGCGGCCATGGCCGTGGCCCTGGCCTGGACCCTGCCGGTGGGCGTGCTCATCGGCACCAATGCCCGCCTTGCGCGGGTGTTGCAGCCTGTGGTCCAGATCGCCGCGTCCATCCCGGCCACGGCGCTGTTTCCGGTGTTCCTGATGGTGCTGGTGGACGTGACCCACGGCCTGAACGCGGCGGCGGTGCTGCTGATGCTGCTGGGCACCCAGTGGTACCTGCTGTTCAACATCATTGCCGGGGCGTCTTCCATCCCGCGCGACCTCAAGGACACCGCCGCGCTCATCGGCCTTTCGCGCGCGCAGCAGTGGCGCACCCTGATCCTGCCCGCGCTGTTCCCGTACATCGTCACCGGGGCCATCACGGCCAGCGGCGGGGCGTGGAACGCCAGCATCGTTTCCGAGTACGTGTCCTTCGGGGGGCGCACGCTCAGCGCCACGGGCATCGGGGCCATCATCGCCCGCGCCACGGCCGAGGGCGACTTTCCCCTGCTGTTCGCGGGCACGCTGAGCATGATCGTCACCGTGGTGGGCTTCAACCGGCTGGTGTGGCGGCGCCTGTACCGCCTGGCCGAAGAACGTTTTCGCATGGAGTAG
- a CDS encoding AraC family transcriptional regulator, whose translation MTIPRAIPDIAALPRPVFARAESLSAGSWTHPHSHDWVQFSYAVRGVLEIRARQGSHMAPPQRAIWIPAGLPHEVMTSGPAQQRSLYIDPAALAPLWGTAPTRCRVVEVTPLARELVLAFTQLPRDYDEHGAQGRLVGVLLDELVALQEAGLSLPLPADARLAALCEAMLDAPGEDHSLPRLAARAGMSDRTLTRLFRAETGLSLREWRQRARMLAALPELERGHGVTAVALEMGYDSTSAFIAAFRQLMGRTPGEFFSPAARE comes from the coding sequence ATGACCATCCCCCGCGCCATACCGGACATTGCCGCCTTGCCCCGCCCCGTGTTCGCCAGGGCGGAATCGCTGTCCGCCGGATCATGGACGCATCCGCACAGCCACGACTGGGTGCAGTTCAGCTACGCCGTGCGCGGGGTGCTGGAAATACGCGCCCGCCAGGGCAGCCACATGGCCCCGCCGCAGCGGGCCATCTGGATACCGGCAGGACTGCCGCACGAGGTGATGACCAGCGGGCCTGCCCAGCAGCGCAGCCTGTACATCGACCCAGCCGCGCTGGCCCCGCTGTGGGGCACCGCGCCCACCCGTTGCCGGGTGGTGGAGGTGACGCCGCTGGCCCGCGAACTGGTTCTGGCCTTCACGCAACTGCCCAGGGATTATGACGAGCACGGCGCGCAAGGGCGGCTGGTGGGGGTGCTGCTGGATGAACTGGTGGCCCTGCAGGAGGCCGGGCTGTCGTTGCCGCTACCCGCCGATGCCCGGCTGGCCGCCCTGTGCGAGGCCATGCTGGACGCCCCCGGCGAAGACCATTCGCTGCCGCGCCTGGCCGCGCGGGCGGGCATGAGCGACCGCACCCTGACCAGGTTGTTCCGGGCCGAAACGGGACTTTCGCTGCGCGAATGGCGCCAGCGGGCGCGCATGCTGGCCGCCCTGCCGGAACTGGAGCGCGGGCACGGGGTTACCGCCGTGGCGCTGGAGATGGGCTATGACTCCACCTCTGCCTTCATCGCCGCCTTTCGCCAGTTGATGGGACGTACACCGGGGGAATTCTTCAGCCCTGCGGCGCGGGAATAG
- a CDS encoding universal stress protein, with product MKILVAVDSSQFSEKALAKAVELAQKGGAELIALAVAEQPLDMGEIAVPVDLSTHYKAVASKALDKAAEIAKAKGVTLRPVLEGGSSPADNIIELAKKEGVDLIVTGSRGRTGLEKFLLGSVASKVVSHAVCSVLVVR from the coding sequence ATGAAGATTCTCGTTGCCGTCGATTCGTCGCAGTTTTCCGAAAAGGCCCTGGCCAAGGCGGTGGAGCTTGCCCAGAAGGGCGGCGCGGAACTGATCGCCCTTGCCGTGGCCGAACAGCCTCTGGACATGGGCGAAATTGCCGTCCCCGTCGACCTTTCCACCCACTACAAGGCCGTGGCCTCCAAGGCGCTGGACAAGGCCGCCGAAATCGCCAAGGCCAAGGGCGTGACCCTGCGCCCGGTGCTGGAAGGTGGCAGTTCGCCCGCCGACAACATCATCGAACTGGCCAAGAAGGAAGGCGTGGACCTGATCGTCACCGGCAGCCGTGGCCGCACGGGGCTTGAAAAGTTCCTGCTGGGCAGCGTGGCCTCCAAGGTGGTGTCGCACGCCGTCTGCTCGGTTCTGGTCGTGCGCTGA
- a CDS encoding DMT family transporter produces the protein MPPHAAPSAPTPAAPPRVTVRLPQPAAGTPHGPAWRAYLDLAAAMVIVGSSVAAARFVSLTLPSHLVQELRFLVAACIAVPLLYRREGGLPRLPARDWGVLFLQAAAGALLFNVLLLAGVARLDAAAAGVVTSTTPAVMVLASLVLLRERPGPRTLAGIACCVAGVLVLRLAPVPGAAGGDAALSLTASGVDGVGLLLVLGAVCCETLFLLLGRTLRTPVSPLAASTVCTLFGAVQFLPLALPQAHRVAELDVTGWLLVGYYGAVITVAAYIFWFRGVARVSAGTAGAFTAVLPVSALAFSALLLGEPVGWAHLAGVACVLCGIWCVTRR, from the coding sequence ATGCCCCCGCATGCAGCGCCATCGGCCCCCACTCCCGCGGCCCCGCCCCGCGTCACCGTGCGCCTGCCGCAGCCCGCTGCCGGAACGCCACATGGTCCCGCATGGCGCGCGTATCTCGACCTTGCCGCCGCCATGGTCATCGTGGGGTCGTCGGTGGCGGCGGCGCGCTTCGTCTCGCTGACGCTGCCGTCCCACCTGGTGCAGGAACTGCGCTTTCTGGTGGCCGCATGCATCGCCGTGCCGCTGCTGTACCGGCGCGAAGGCGGCCTGCCGCGCCTGCCCGCGCGCGACTGGGGCGTGCTGTTCCTGCAGGCCGCCGCCGGAGCGCTGCTGTTCAATGTGCTGCTGCTGGCCGGGGTGGCCCGGCTGGATGCGGCGGCGGCGGGGGTGGTGACCAGCACCACCCCGGCGGTGATGGTCCTGGCCTCGCTGGTGCTGCTGCGCGAACGCCCCGGCCCGCGCACGCTGGCGGGCATAGCCTGTTGCGTGGCCGGGGTGCTGGTGTTGCGGCTTGCGCCCGTTCCGGGCGCTGCGGGCGGCGATGCCGCGCTTTCCCTTACGGCATCGGGTGTTGACGGCGTGGGCCTGTTGCTGGTGCTGGGCGCGGTATGCTGCGAAACCCTGTTCCTGCTGCTGGGGCGCACCTTGCGCACGCCCGTGTCGCCGCTGGCCGCATCCACGGTGTGCACCCTGTTCGGCGCGGTGCAGTTTCTGCCGCTGGCCCTGCCGCAGGCGCACCGCGTGGCCGAACTGGACGTCACCGGCTGGCTGCTGGTGGGCTACTACGGCGCGGTGATCACCGTGGCCGCGTACATTTTCTGGTTTCGGGGCGTGGCCCGCGTGAGCGCCGGGACGGCAGGGGCCTTCACCGCCGTGCTGCCGGTGAGCGCACTGGCCTTTTCCGCGCTGCTGCTGGGCGAACCGGTGGGCTGGGCACACCTGGCCGGGGTGGCCTGCGTGCTGTGCGGCATCTGGTGCGTGACGCGGCGTTGA
- a CDS encoding bile acid:sodium symporter family protein produces the protein MFAKYARRMAKDWFLAGMLGAVALATLLPGLGASGGTLHADMLGNAGIFLIFLFHGAGISPESMRHGMSRWKLHSMVQLTTFVVFPVLWFGFRFAFDDLVPADLMLGFLYLCALPSTISSSVAMTAIAHGNVPGAIFNATLSSLLGIFLTPVIIALAAGTQGGALSLTDAMINIAGLLFLPFVLGQLARPWLGAFIARHKKKVNSFDKVAILILVYNSFCDSVLGGLWRDHGMDLLALTIGGAALFLLVVLVLNTVVARALGFDKADEIAAVFCGSKKTLASGVPMARLLFGAHPALGVIVLPIMFYHQLQLFVCSILAERYARTMQQLEREGRDAAAVQAEEGEAAAPAAMEAVSR, from the coding sequence ATGTTTGCAAAGTACGCACGACGGATGGCCAAGGACTGGTTTCTGGCCGGCATGCTGGGCGCCGTGGCCCTGGCCACGCTGTTGCCCGGCCTGGGGGCCAGCGGCGGCACCCTGCATGCCGACATGCTGGGCAACGCGGGCATCTTCCTGATCTTCCTGTTCCACGGCGCGGGCATATCGCCCGAAAGCATGCGCCACGGCATGTCCCGCTGGAAGCTGCACAGCATGGTGCAGCTGACCACCTTCGTGGTGTTTCCGGTGCTGTGGTTCGGCTTCCGCTTTGCCTTCGACGACCTGGTCCCGGCGGACCTGATGCTGGGCTTCCTGTACCTGTGCGCGCTGCCGTCCACCATTTCCTCATCGGTGGCCATGACCGCCATCGCCCACGGCAACGTGCCGGGGGCCATCTTCAACGCCACCCTGTCCAGCCTGCTGGGCATCTTCCTGACGCCGGTCATCATCGCCCTTGCCGCCGGAACGCAGGGCGGGGCGCTGTCGCTTACCGACGCCATGATCAACATCGCCGGGCTGCTGTTCCTGCCCTTCGTGCTGGGCCAGTTGGCCCGCCCCTGGCTGGGCGCCTTCATCGCCCGTCACAAGAAGAAGGTGAACTCCTTCGACAAGGTGGCCATCCTGATCCTGGTGTACAACTCGTTCTGCGATTCTGTGCTGGGCGGCCTGTGGCGCGACCACGGCATGGATCTGCTGGCCCTGACCATCGGCGGTGCGGCCCTGTTCCTGCTGGTGGTGCTGGTGCTGAACACCGTGGTGGCGCGGGCGCTGGGCTTCGACAAGGCCGACGAGATCGCCGCCGTGTTCTGCGGTTCCAAGAAGACCCTGGCTTCCGGCGTGCCCATGGCCCGGCTGCTGTTCGGCGCGCATCCCGCGCTGGGGGTCATCGTGCTGCCCATCATGTTCTACCACCAGTTGCAGTTGTTCGTGTGCTCCATTCTGGCCGAACGCTACGCCCGCACCATGCAGCAACTGGAACGGGAGGGGCGCGACGCTGCGGCGGTGCAGGCGGAAGAGGGCGAGGCTGCTGCCCCCGCCGCAATGGAAGCCGTCAGCCGGTAG